A region of Bacteroidales bacterium DNA encodes the following proteins:
- a CDS encoding GxxExxY protein, with protein MTENEISYKIIGAAIELHKAIGAGLLESAYENALAFDLREIGLDVEQQYPMPFVYKDVKQDVGYRLDLLVEKKVIIEVKSVEVLAPVHYAQLLTYLKLSDLRLGLLINFNSKFLKDNIHRIVNNL; from the coding sequence ATGACGGAGAACGAAATATCATATAAAATAATTGGGGCAGCAATAGAATTGCATAAAGCAATTGGTGCTGGTTTGCTTGAATCTGCCTATGAAAATGCTTTAGCATTTGATTTAAGAGAAATCGGGCTTGATGTTGAGCAGCAGTATCCGATGCCTTTTGTATATAAAGATGTGAAGCAGGATGTGGGATATAGATTGGATTTGCTAGTTGAGAAAAAAGTTATTATTGAAGTTAAATCAGTTGAAGTCCTTGCTCCGGTTCACTATGCTCAATTACTTACTTATTTAAAATTATCTGATTTAAGGTTGGGATTACTTATAAATTTTAATTCAAAATTTTTAAAAGACAATATTCATCGTATAGTAAATAACTTATAA